A stretch of the Nicotiana tabacum cultivar K326 chromosome 6, ASM71507v2, whole genome shotgun sequence genome encodes the following:
- the LOC142181519 gene encoding NAC domain-containing protein 96-like yields the protein MSIVPAARSGCIMGVRFHPTEAELINFLKRFLKGELLPSECPNFQLADIYGDQPPWEIFGASDHPEEEKVRYIFTRLKKQKSEHTRVRRNCANGTWKGQTGIFPIKNGKGTVVGFRRCFKFQTSSKEREHNKIWLMKEYSVGDDFFKENNIPKEDIVVCRIKKNIRAEKNHGVTMEEQDVPKVIEAMLHGPDEVYGTTILQPATTCQAAEHQVMDETQKMNEQNNNNNDCSYYQQEINWADDLLIRIDDFGDIIW from the coding sequence ATGTCGATTGTACCAGCTGCACGCAGTGGGTGTATCATGGGTGTTCGGTTTCACCCTACTGAAGCAGAGTTGATCAACTTTCTGAAAAGGTTCCTAAAGGGCGAGCTTTTGCCGAGTGAATGCCCTAATTTCCAACTTGCCGATATCTATGGAGACCAACCACCATGGGAGATATTTGGAGCTTCTGATCATCCCGAAGAAGAGAAGGTTCGCTATATTTTTACTCGGTTGAAGAAGCAGAAGAGCGAACATACAAGGGTTCGTCGAAATTGCGCCAACGGGACATGGAAAGGCCAAACCGGTATTTTTCCTATCAAGAATGGTAAGGGAACTGTGGTTGGGTTTAGAAGATGTTTCAAGTTTCAAACtagtagtaaagaaagagagcATAATAAAATTTGGCTGATGAAAGAATATTCCGTCGGGGATGATTTCTTCAAAGAAAACAATATTCCTAAAGAGGATATTGTAGTGTGTCGAATCAAGAAGAATATAAGAGCTGAGAAAAATCATGGGGTAACTATGGAGGAGCAAGATGTTCCAAAAGTAATCGAAGCTATGTTGCATGGACCTGATGAAGTTTACGGCACAACAATACTACAACCAGCAACAACTTGTCAAGCAGCTGAACATCAAGTTATGGACGAGACTCAGAAGATGAACgaacagaataataataataatgactgCTCCTACTACCAACAGGAGATTAATTGGGCTGATGATCTGCTCATACGTATTGACGACTTTGGAGATATAATCTGGTGA